The Citrus sinensis cultivar Valencia sweet orange chromosome 4, DVS_A1.0, whole genome shotgun sequence DNA segment TGTTTTTAGGTTTCTCGGTACTCCATTCTTCCATTCTATGGTAGCAAGAACACAATCATTTAAATCAGATATATCTGTTTTGATTGATCCAGAAACCATTCTCTTGCCCGACTTCATTTGCACTCTGAATTATGCTTATGAATCTGAAAATGACTGGCTTCTTGTTGCTTCATCACGAAATGTTTCCTACTTCCCATTTAACTTGAGTGATGATGGGAAATATTGGCTGAAAAAAGATGGGAAAATGGTTACAACTCAGGAGGTATGGAGGAATTGAATTCGGATTGAAAGTTGATGGCCTATTGGTAGGAACTCAAATACTCAATTGATGTTGTTTCATTTCATCAGTTCCAGGAGATACTTGATCAGAGTCCACAGTGGAGTCTTTGTGAAGACAGAATGCTTTTGGCGTGGAACAGCGTGGAGCTACCCTTACATAATGGAGTTCTTCCTCCTTTCTTGTATGGAAAAGGGATTCACAACCAATGGGTTATTAGTGAGGCCCTTTCATGTCAACAAAGATTTGTATTTGATGCCAGTTGGACTAtctcaagtttattttttaatgatccTGAAAATTTATCTAATCAGTCAGGTAAAGAGTCCCAACTTTCAGGTGCAGAAAGGAGAAGCTGGGAGTCTGTTGGCAATTCCCGCCTTGGGTCTCTATATGGatcatctttctttcttgaaGTTAATTATTCTGGTCTTGCAAATCTTGTGAAGTGTGATAGGCAATATCTTTTTGTCAATACAACAGAAAACATTGTTTATCCAGTTACATATGAGAGACTGAGCTTCTGGAAGGGACAAATATTCCATTCTTGGAGGTTAAAGAAACTTATGGCTTGTGTTGGTGGTCTTAAATTATTGCACAGAAGATTAGATTGCTCTCTTGCAGATCAATTGAAGGCATTGCCACCCCTTgattttccattttccttGGAGTCACTCCTTTCAGTTATTGCAGATAAGAATAAGACAGTTGTGCTTGCAGTTGCTGGATATAGTTATAGGGAGATGCTAATGAGTTGGGTATGCAGATTACGTCGCCTCAGGGTCactaattttgttgtttgtgCTCTCGACTATGAAACCTACCAGTTTTCAATCTTGCAGGTATCTTTTCCGtacattttcactttttttttcaccttgAAATgacttttatcattttttggCTCTTTCTCATGTGACAAAATGCATCTTATGTGTAACCACATTCATAAACAAAATCATAACCAAAATAGGAAGCTGGGGGCATGCTAAATAGGACCAAGGTTTTAGCAACAAAAGTATATCTGacttttgcaaaattaaaaaaattaattcattttgtcTTTTCTAGAGAGCCAATAGTTCGCATTGTTTAAATTTGACTGTCAGGAGAATGTAAAGTATGTTTAGGTACAATGATGATTTATGTATTCTCACATGGTTTTCAGTGCTTGGAATTGCTTTATATAATCCAACTGGAAATTGTTTCAGTTGTGCTTGTTTCTTGAATATTCTCCGGCAAATCCCTGTGGGGGGTGGTTCTTGCCTGCGCTtttctgattttattttgtccCAGGGCCTACCCGTTTTCAATGACCCATCAGCTCCAAGTAACATCAGCTTTAATGATTGCCATTTTGGAACAAAATGCTTTCAGAGGGTTACCAAAGCGAAGTCCAGAATGGTGTTGCAGATACTGAAGTTGGGATACAATGTTCTTTTGAGTGATGTTGATGTGTATTGGTTTAAAAATCCATTGCCATCACTTTACACTTATGGGCCTTTTGTTCTTGCCGCACAATCTGATGAATACAAAGCAACAGGTGATTTACCCATCTATCCATTGTTGACATTGTTTAAAATATGGCTTGAATATGTACAGTGGAAGGATTGGATTATTAGGATATCTGATTGaatttttatgcaatttacttctcgattattttcatttcttcttttaatatttgttgtaaaaagCTCTATCCATTTATCTATGATGTTATTACTAGATAACATGCATATTGCTCCTccatatatgtgtgtgtgtgtgtgtgtaaagtgttgaaaatatgtaaaatcGCCGCCTTTTGAATGGGAAAATAAAGAGATGAAACACTTAGATTCTTTGTGCTGCTGTTTCTATCTACAGGAGCCATAAATTTACCAAGGCGCTTGAACTCTGGCTTCTACTTTGCTCGTTCAGATAGTTCTACTATTGCTGCTATGGAGAAAGTGGTAGAGCATGCAGCAACCTCTGGTCTATCTGAGCAGCCAAGCTTCTATGACACTTTATGTGGGGCAGGTGGGTCCAATCGTAAAGGAGATGATAGATGTGTAGAACCTGAAACAAACTTGACAGTTCATTTCTTGGACAGAAACCTCTTCCCAAATGGTGCATACTTGGGCCTGTGGCAGAAAAAGAATGTAAGGAGAGACTGTGCAAAGAAGGGTTGTCTTGTTCTACACAATAACTGGATAAGTGGGAGGTTAAAAAAGTTGGAACGTCAGGTTCTTTCAGGCCTATGGGAGTATGACACTGGAACAAGAATGTGCATGCAGAGGTGGGACAGGACCAAACTGACCAAACCGACAAGAATTTTCTAAAACATACTggtttttcttatctttatcCTGGCCAACTTTGTTCATA contains these protein-coding regions:
- the LOC112498971 gene encoding beta-arabinofuranosyltransferase RAY1 isoform X1, which produces MTRNVTCPVDLAVSEEVRMIVVAFMRWQLLHFTPQVVLQLGLWSMWLSGFILIGLSIYATHKLSTFNKDEIKYHPKIAIFAAPAPFTGSAGFRQSLAIRSWLGLSPDITVILFSQHPSVAAFAANFGSRLFVEPNIDFTFLGTPFFHSMVARTQSFKSDISVLIDPETILLPDFICTLNYAYESENDWLLVASSRNVSYFPFNLSDDGKYWLKKDGKMVTTQEFQEILDQSPQWSLCEDRMLLAWNSVELPLHNGVLPPFLYGKGIHNQWVISEALSCQQRFVFDASWTISSLFFNDPENLSNQSGKESQLSGAERRSWESVGNSRLGSLYGSSFFLEVNYSGLANLVKCDRQYLFVNTTENIVYPVTYERLSFWKGQIFHSWRLKKLMACVGGLKLLHRRLDCSLADQLKALPPLDFPFSLESLLSVIADKNKTVVLAVAGYSYREMLMSWVCRLRRLRVTNFVVCALDYETYQFSILQGLPVFNDPSAPSNISFNDCHFGTKCFQRVTKAKSRMVLQILKLGYNVLLSDVDVYWFKNPLPSLYTYGPFVLAAQSDEYKATGAINLPRRLNSGFYFARSDSSTIAAMEKVVEHAATSGLSEQPSFYDTLCGAGGSNRKGDDRCVEPETNLTVHFLDRNLFPNGAYLGLWQKKNVRRDCAKKGCLVLHNNWISGRLKKLERQVLSGLWEYDTGTRMCMQRWDRTKLTKPTRIF
- the LOC112498971 gene encoding beta-arabinofuranosyltransferase RAY1 isoform X3 is translated as MVARTQSFKSDISVLIDPETILLPDFICTLNYAYESENDWLLVASSRNVSYFPFNLSDDGKYWLKKDGKMVTTQEFQEILDQSPQWSLCEDRMLLAWNSVELPLHNGVLPPFLYGKGIHNQWVISEALSCQQRFVFDASWTISSLFFNDPENLSNQSGKESQLSGAERRSWESVGNSRLGSLYGSSFFLEVNYSGLANLVKCDRQYLFVNTTENIVYPVTYERLSFWKGQIFHSWRLKKLMACVGGLKLLHRRLDCSLADQLKALPPLDFPFSLESLLSVIADKNKTVVLAVAGYSYREMLMSWVCRLRRLRVTNFVVCALDYETYQFSILQGLPVFNDPSAPSNISFNDCHFGTKCFQRVTKAKSRMVLQILKLGYNVLLSDVDVYWFKNPLPSLYTYGPFVLAAQSDEYKATGAINLPRRLNSGFYFARSDSSTIAAMEKVVEHAATSGLSEQPSFYDTLCGAGGSNRKGDDRCVEPETNLTVHFLDRNLFPNGAYLGLWQKKNVRRDCAKKGCLVLHNNWISGRLKKLERQVLSGLWEYDTGTRMCMQRWDRTKLTKPTRIF
- the LOC112498971 gene encoding beta-arabinofuranosyltransferase RAY1 isoform X2, which gives rise to MTRNVTCPVDLAVSEEVRMIVVAFMRWQLLHFTPQVVLQLGLWSMWLSGFILIGLSIYATHKLSTFNKDEIKYHPKIAIFAAPAPFTGSAGFRQSLAIRSWLGLSPDITVILFSQHPSVAAFAANFGSRLFVEPNIDFTSRRYLIRVHSGVFVKTECFWRGTAWSYPYIMEFFLLSCMEKGFTTNGLLSGKESQLSGAERRSWESVGNSRLGSLYGSSFFLEVNYSGLANLVKCDRQYLFVNTTENIVYPVTYERLSFWKGQIFHSWRLKKLMACVGGLKLLHRRLDCSLADQLKALPPLDFPFSLESLLSVIADKNKTVVLAVAGYSYREMLMSWVCRLRRLRVTNFVVCALDYETYQFSILQGLPVFNDPSAPSNISFNDCHFGTKCFQRVTKAKSRMVLQILKLGYNVLLSDVDVYWFKNPLPSLYTYGPFVLAAQSDEYKATGAINLPRRLNSGFYFARSDSSTIAAMEKVVEHAATSGLSEQPSFYDTLCGAGGSNRKGDDRCVEPETNLTVHFLDRNLFPNGAYLGLWQKKNVRRDCAKKGCLVLHNNWISGRLKKLERQVLSGLWEYDTGTRMCMQRWDRTKLTKPTRIF